A stretch of DNA from Bicyclus anynana chromosome 23, ilBicAnyn1.1, whole genome shotgun sequence:
GAACAACGCTGGACTGTTACGCAATGGTGGACTTATTGAGAACGACATAATGCCGGCCTATGATGCCATCATGAACGTAAACGTCCGAGGAGTCGTCAATCTAACGAGCCTCGCTTCGCAACACCTCGCTAAAACTAAAGGAAATGTCGTCAACATATCGAGTGCCGCTGCATTCCTCACTCCAATGGTTCCAGGATCTTTAAGTTACTACATTTCTAAAGCTGCTATCAATCATTTTGGAGCATGTGCTGCGGCTGAATTAGCTCCTCACGGTATTCGAGTTAACACAGTCAGCTCTGGGCCAGTGAAGAcggatttatttgaaaatagcGGCATAGATGTCAAGTATGAAGATTTTGAAAAAGTGGTCGCCTTGGGAAGAGTTTCGGAGCCGGAATAAATTGCTGACGTGGTTCTCTTCCTGGCGAGTGACAAGGCTAAAGGTATAACCGGATCCAACTTCTTGGCTGACAATGGTATGGTTATTAAACGCTAAATCATAAACTCTTTAGAGTGCTGACTTAAAAGTCAAATTTGAACCCTGACTAACAGCTTTTTCATGCAATAGGCATCTACAATATAATGCACTATTATGTTGTTATGGAGGTTAAGAAATAAATAGTTCTGCTACACTGAATtggttttattttcttaatctatcttttgttcttttttttagtttaggtacaCTCAAATAAGAATTTCGTtgtcttatctatacttataataaatctgtagagaggtcaattctgtacatgaaatatatttccaaaataactatcagggggtgattagtggtcgatactgatgccaaaaatgcaatcagtaaaatttttgtctgtctgtctgtctgtctgtctgtctgtctgtctgtctgtatgttctttatagaaacaaaaactactggacggattttaacgaaacttggtacaattattctacatactcctgggcaggttatagtatacttttcattacgctacaatcaataggagcagagcagtgaagagaaatgttgagaaaacgggagaagttactcaattttttaagcttccgtcgcgtgtacagccttaatggttaaagctacatagaaatcatgtatgacggaaatgttctccttaaaataatctataaaaacacaacagcatatatatgtctatcttttatggttgactcacaataacacgtgtaactcccgatagcttagcagttcggagctttctaattatatttgtctacttttatgtttataacactcatcagtcatccctaataaggaagttaacattattacctattgaataaaaaaagaatcataaaaatcggtaaagaaacaccaaagttatacatgaaatacgctaagccatcgcgcgtgaatactaattcatgctatatggattatttttgtgtaaaggttgccgcgctcgacgtgACCCgcgggggggggaataaataaagaagtgcagccttaatgagtagggtaggggtagggtagggtcggggtagtgtagaggtagtgtagggtaggggtagggtaggggtagggcaggggtagggtagggtaggggtagggtagtggtaggataggtgtagttgaaagtttacaacgactttcacgcggacgaagtcgcgggcgtccgctagtatgacaATATTCACGTTAGTCACGTCACGAGTTTTTTCTGAgtttagatataataaaatccGATTTTTAGAGAGACccttttttatcatatttcatGCTTACTTGAATTGGTCTGGTTGTATGTAATAACGACTTgaaaaactgtaaaataatttcaaaaatatagacAAAAACAATGTATATCGTtccaaaacattttttaatttc
This window harbors:
- the LOC112057041 gene encoding uncharacterized oxidoreductase SSP0419-like — encoded protein: MSFENKIAIVTGASSGIGAATAVAFSLQGAKVVMVGRNEAKLTKVAAKCSKPLVILADVTKDADVKRIVDETIKKFGQIDILVNNAGLLRNGGLIENDIMPAYDAIMNVNVRGVVNLTSLASQHLAKTKGNVVNISSAAAFLTPMVPGSLSYYISKAAINHFGACAAAELAPHGIRVNTVSSGPVKTDLFENSGIDVKYEDFEKVVALGRVSEPE